One Caretta caretta isolate rCarCar2 chromosome 24, rCarCar1.hap1, whole genome shotgun sequence genomic region harbors:
- the LOC125625593 gene encoding phospholipase A2 inhibitor gamma subunit B, whose protein sequence is MRTPLLFCLLSALLETGTCVSCEVCVSTHGSCTGRVQVCSEHMNSCGIIKTETVVGKIKSPTFMKTCVSSSQCGLDPVLMTLGNGISTSTSTACCMGQACNTASFPASPANTTLNGLRCPACYSLFSHHCSEEIIDCPGAQTHCIHVSGTVKSGGTTIHTTMKGCATESACTNIQRFKGAFGGFSMDLTTAECRPASHVASMAPEPARLVLPALVTVLLAKVLS, encoded by the exons ATGAGGACACCTCTCCTCTTCTGCCTCCTCTCGGCCCTGCTGGAGACAG ggaccTGTGTTTCGTGCGAGGTTTGCGTCAGCACACATGGCAGCTGTACGGGCAGAGTCCAAGTCTGCAGTGAACATATGAATTCCTGTGGGATCATTAAAACAGAAACCGTAGTAG GCAAGATTAAGAGTCCGACCTTCATGAAGACCTGTGTGTCCTCCAGCCAGTGCGGCCTCGATCCTGTTTTAATGACTTTGGGGAACGGGATATCCACGAGCACGAGCACCGCCTGCTGTATGGGGCAGGCCTGTAATACAGCCTCCTTTCCCG CGTCCCCGGCTAACACCACCCTGAACGGCCTCCGCTGCCCAGCCTGCTACTCTTTGTTTTCCCATCACTGCAGTGAAGAGATCATCGACTGCCCAGGAGCCCAGACCCACTGCATCCACGTCAGCGGCACCGTGAAAAGTG GTGGGACAACCATACACACCACCATGAAAGGCTGCGCCACCGAGTCCGCCTGCACCAATATACAACGGTTCAAAGGGGCCTTCGGGGGGTTCAGTATGGATCTCACCACGGCCGAATGCAGACCAGCCTCCCATGTGGCCAGCATGGCTCCAGAACCAGCCAGACTCGTCCTCCCAGCCCTTGTTACCGTCCTGCTGGCGAAGGTCCTCTCCTGA